A window of Vigna unguiculata cultivar IT97K-499-35 chromosome 4, ASM411807v1, whole genome shotgun sequence contains these coding sequences:
- the LOC114180906 gene encoding pentatricopeptide repeat-containing protein At2g20540-like, translated as MKYLSLKRALNNCVSLDQLKRIHALCVTLGFLHSQNLRQPLSCKLLQSYKNVGKTEQAQRVFDQINDPDIVSWTCLLNLYLHSGLPSKSLSAFTHCLHVGLRPDSFLIVAALSSCGQCKDLIRGRVVHGMLLRNGFDENPVVGNALIDMYCRNGVMGMAALVFEKMGSKDVFSWTSLLNGYMLCNNVSCAREVFDAMPERNLVSWTAMITGCVRAGAPVQALEMFKQMEADDGGTLHCADLMVAVLSACADVGALDFGRCIHCCVKKRRLELDVAVSNAMMDMYSKSGRLDLGVRIFDEILKKDVFSWTTVISGYAYHGEGHLALEAFSRMLESGVNPNEVTLLSVLTACSHAGLVVEGKVLFNRMIQWRYMKPKIEHYGCLVDLLGRAGLLEDAKEVIGMMPISPDAAMWRSLLSACLVHGNLSMAQIAGKKVIELEPNDDGVYMLLWNMYCVADMWKEASEIRKLMRERRVRKNPGRSMVDVNGVVQEFFAEDTSLHVSAELCHLLKGMKEHSETYNF; from the coding sequence ATGAAGTACCTATCCTTGAAGAGAGCACTGAACAATTGTGTAAGCCTCGACCAGCTAAAGAGAATCCATGCACTGTGTGTGACACTGGGATTCTTACACTCACAAAATCTCCGACAACCTTTGTCATGCAAGTTGCTTCAAAGTTATAAGAATGTCGGAAAAACAGAACAAGCACAGAGGGTCTTCGATCAGATTAATGATCCTGATATAGTATCATGGACATGCCTCCTCAACCTCTACCTTCATTCTGGTCTTCCTTCCAAGTCCCTCTCTGCGTTTACCCACTGCTTGCATGTGGGTCTAAGACCAGATAGCTTCCTTATTGTCGCAGCTTTATCATCTTGTGGGCAGTGCAAGGATTTGATTAGAGGGAGGGTTGTTCATGGAATGCTGTTGAGGAATGGTTTTGATGAAAACCCTGTTGTGGGGAATGCTCTGATTGACATGTATTGTAGAAATGGGGTGATGGGGATGGCTGCGTTGGTTTTTGAGAAGATGGGGTCCAAGGATGTCTTTTCTTGGACTAGTTTGTTGAATGGGTACATGTTGTGTAACAATGTGAGTTGTGCTCGTGAAGTGTTTGATGCAATGCCTGAGAGAAATTTGGTTTCGTGGACGGCAATGATTACTGGGTGTGTCAGAGCAGGAGCTCCAGTTCAGGCTTTGGAGATGTTTAAGCAGATGGAAGCTGATGATGGGGGAACTCTTCATTGTGCGGATTTGATGGTGGCGGTGCTCTCCGCGTGTGCGGATGTTGGGGCTCTTGATTTTGGTCGGTGTATACATTGTTGTGTCAAGAAAAGGAGGCTGGAGCTGGATGTTGCGGTGAGCAATGCTATGATGGATATGTACTCCAAAAGTGGAAGGCTTGACTTGGGTGTAAGGATATTTGATGAAATCTTGAAGAAGGATGTGTTTTCATGGACTACAGTGATATCAGGTTATGCTTATCATGGGGAAGGGCATCTTGCGTTGGAGGCTTTTTCTCGCATGTTAGAATCAGGGGTTAACCCAAATGAGGTAACACTGTTGTCAGTTTTGACTGCTTGTAGCCATGCTGGGCTAGTTGTGGAGGGAAAAGTGTTGTTCAATAGAATGATTCAGTGGCGTTACATGAAGCCAAAGATTGAACATTATGGATGCCTGGTGGATCTTCTTGGCAGAGCAGGATTGCTGGAAGATGCAAAAGAAGTGATTGGGATGATGCCAATTAGCCCTGATGCTGCTATGTGGAGATCATTACTGTCTGCTTGCTTAGTCCATGGGAATTTGAGCATGGCTCAAATAGCAGGAAAGAAGGTAATTGAACTTGAACCAAATGATGATGGTGTTTATATGCTTCTATGGAATATGTATTGTGTTGCTGATATGTGGAAGGAAGCTTCAGAGATAAGGAAGCTTATGAGAGAAAGGAGGGTCAGAAAAAATCCTGGGCGTAGTATGGTTGATGTGAATGGTGTTGTTCAAGAATTCTTTGCTGAAGACACATCACTCCATGTTAGTGCAGAGCTTTGCCACTTGCTGAAAGGAATGAAGGAGCATTCagaaacatataatttttaa
- the LOC114182220 gene encoding TMV resistance protein N-like isoform X1, with product MSSSFSYDVFLSFRGSDTRYGFTGNLYKALCDKGIHAFIDDEELQRGDEIGEALIEAIKQSRMAIVVFSKNYASSSFCLDELVKIIDCVKEKSRLLLPIFYDVHPSHVRGQSGSYAEALAMHQERFKSSNQSLNDNMGRLQKWKMALNQAACLSGKHYKLGNEYEHEFIGKIVKEVSNKINRRPLHVADYPVGMECRVQKVKSLLQFGSDSGVHIVGIYGIGGMGKTTLARAVYNSIADQFEGLCFLDGVRENAVKHGLVHLQEMLLSEIVGEKDIKIGSVSKGISIIKHRLHRKKVLLILDDVDKLEQVRATVGVPNWFGSGSRVIITTRDKHLLQGVDGKYEIEDLNEEEALELLSWNAFKDDKVDPSYKDISNQAVAYASGLPLALEVIGSLLFGKGIREWESALDQFKKIPNKRIQEILKVSYNALEENQQRIFLDIACCLKGYEFEEVEDILGAHYGVCMKYDIGVLVDKSLIKIKNGCVTLHELIEVMGKEIDRQESPKELGKRRRLWFHKDIIQVLAENTGTSEIEIICFDFPLFEEDEEVFVEWDGGAFKKMKNLKTLIIRNSHFSKGPAYLPNSLRVLEWWTYPLQDLPTDFHPNKLAICKLPRSCFTSLELATISKKFMNLTVLKFDGTECLTKIPDISSLQNLEKLTFECCENLVAIHDSVGFLDKLKILSAFGCSKLTSFPPIKLISLEQLDLSSCSSLESFPEILGKMENITQLELKYTPLKEFPFSFRNLARLQDLVLVDCGNVQLPSSIVMLSELAEIFALGCKGWLLPKQDENDEQKVSLVSSNVKCLCLSGCNLSDEYFPMVLAWFGNVKELELSSNSFTFLPECIKQCRSLKLLNLDNCEHLREIRGTPPNLEYFSAGNCKSLSFCCSAMLLDQELHEAGNTMFCLPGSWIPEWLEQQSIGPSLSFWFREKFPVMDLCFVIGPMGTDSILFRPIMTINGNTMEINSLTDKRFCFDFPASDYHILIIGTKYMKFGDNLDKPLSKNEWNHVVVSIALDFEPTPKEIIVKQTALHVIKPESSMDDIQFTDPCNQPSFKEKQRLVDTVDCHRQFMQQQTTLVSLEPLSMNPPQACKNNLNWDSFSTGTSSIASVQEYEIASQKLRLDMGILQFVQQRKRLAILGLLQQRRTASLDLLQRRGRELLSLLSSPSLELMVSWERRCITSVQGLQEQHLPSTIKQNFEGCNGINDAKVNEVIRCNNNSGNDNERTPLMEELLMTKENDVHSKRYQHVGKMASDPMELEYLLHIQKINFSQR from the exons ATGTCATCATCCTTCAGCTACGATGTGTTCCTCAGCTTCAGAGGCTCTGATACTCGCTACGGTTTCACTGGCAATCTCTACAAAGCTCTTTGTGACAAGGGAATCCATGCCTTCATTGATGATGAGGAGCTTCAAAGAGGGGATGAAATCGGAGAAGCACTTATCGAAGCCATTAAACAGTCTAGGATGGCCATAGTTGTGTTCTCCAAGAACTATgcatcttcttccttttgcttAGATGAACTTGTCAAAATCATTGACTGTGTTAAGGAAAAGAGTCGTTTACTTTTGCCCATTTTCTACGACGTCCACCCTTCGCATGTTCGAGGCCAGTCTGGGAGTTATGCAGAAGCTTTGGCCATGCACCAGGAAAGGTTCAAAAGCAGCAACCAAAGCCTCAATGATAACATGGGCAGGTTGCAAAAATGGAAGATGGCTCTTAACCAAGCAGCTTGTCTGTCCGGCAAGCATTACAAACTTGG AAATGAATATGAACACGAGTTTATAGGGAAGATAGTTAAAGAGGTCTCCAACAAGATAAACCGCAGACCTTTGCATGTTGCAGATTACCCCGTTGGGATGGAGTGTCGAGTGCAAAAAGTGAAGTCACTTCTTCAATTTGGATCTGATTCTGGAGTCCACATTGTAGGGATATATGGAATAGGCGGAATGGGGAAGACAACACTAGCTCGAGCAGTTTACAATTCCATTGCAGACCAATTTGAAGGtttatgttttcttgatggTGTGAGAGAAAACGCTGTTAAACACGGGTTAGTACATCTCCAAGAGATGCTTCTTTCTGAAATAGTTGGAGAGAAGGATATTAAGATAGGAAGTGTAAGTAAAGGAATTTCAATAATAAAGCATAGGCTCCACCGAAAGAaggttcttttgattcttgacGATGTTGACAAACTAGAACAAGTGCGAGCAACTGTTGGAGTGCCTAATTGGTTTGGTTCTGGAAGTAGAGTCATCATAACAACTAGGGACAAACATCTGCTTCAGGGAGTTGATGGAAAATATGAGATAGAGGATTTAAACGAGGAAGAAGCACTTGAATTGCTTAGTTGGAATGCTTTTAAAGATGACAAAGTTGATCCAAGTTACAAGGACATTTCAAACCAAGCAGTGGCTTATGCTTCTGGCCTTCCACTAGCTTTGGAAGTAATAGGTTCCTTGTTGTTTGGAAAAGGCATAAGAGAATGGGAATCTGCATTAGATCAGTTCAAGAAAATCCCTAACAAAAGGATCCAAGAAATACTTAAGGTGAGCTACAATGCTTTAGAGGAGAATCAACAGAGAATTTTTCTTGACATCGCTTGCTGCTTGAAAGGATATGAATTTGAAGAGGTTGAAGATATTCTTGGTGCTCATTATGGTGTTTGCATGAAATATGACATAGGAGTGTTGGTGGATAAATCTCtcataaaaattaagaatggCTGTGTGACACTTCATGAATTGATAGAGGTTATGGGCAAGGAAATTGATCGCCAAGAATCACCCAAAGAGCTTGGGAAACGCAGGAGGTTATGGTTCCATAAAGATATAATTCAAGTTTTAGCAGAAAATACA GGGACCAGTGAGATTGAAATCATCTGTTTTGATTTCCCCTTatttgaagaagatgaagaagtaTTTGTAGAATGGGATGGAGGGGCCTTTAAGAAGATGAAAAACCTGAAAACACTAATTATTAGAAACTCTCATTTTTCAAAAGGTCCAGCATATCTTCCAAATAGTTTAAGAGTATTAGAATGGTGGACATATCCATTACAGGATTTACCAACTGATTTTCATCCGAACAAACTTGCCATATGCAAATTACCCAGAAGTTGCTTTACATCACTTGAGTTAGCAACCATATCAAAG AAGTTCATGAATCTGACAGTTCTGAAATTTGATGGGACTGAATGTTTGACGAAAATACCTGACATATCCAGCCTCCAAAATCTAGAAAAACTGACATTTGAGTGTTGTGAGAATTTAGTAGCAATTCATGATTCTGTGGGTTTTCTTGATAAACTTAAAATCTTGAGTGCTTTTGGGTGCAGCAAGCTTACGAGTTTTCCACCCATCAAGTTGATCTCTCTTGAACAACTGGATCTTTCATCATGTTCAAGTCTTGAGAGTTTTCCGGAAATATTAGGAAAGATGGAAAACATAACACAGCTAGAGTTGAAGTACACTCCCTTAAAAGAATTCCCATTTTCATTTAGAAATCTTGCTCGACTTCAAGATTTGGTGCTGGTTGACTGCGGAAATGTTCAGTTGCCGAGTAGCATTGTCATGTTGTCAGAACTGGCTGAGATTTTCGCCCTTGGGTGTAAAGGGTGGCTATTGCCAAAACAAGATGAGAATGATGAACAAAAAGTAAGCTTAGTGTCTTCAAATGTAAAATGTCTTTGTCTCTCGGGCTGCAATCTATCAGATGAATACTTTCCCATGGTTTTAGCATGGTTTGGTAATGTGAAAGAGTTAGAGCTATCAAGCAATAGCTTCACATTTCTTCCAGAATGCATCAAACAGTGTCGCTCTTTAAAATTACTTAACTTGGATAACTGTGAGCATCTTCGAGAAATTAGAGGGACTCCACCAAATTTAGAATATTTCTCTGCTGGAAATTGCAAATCCTTGAGTTTCTGTTGTTCAGCCATGCTATTGGACCAG GAACTGCATGAGGCTGGAAACACCATGTTTTGTTTGCCAGGATCTTGGATTCCAGAATGGTTAGAGCAACAAAGTATAGGTCCATCACTATCTTTCTGGTTTCGTGAGAAATTCCCTGTCATGGATCTGTGTTTTGTTATTGGGCCAATGGGTACTGACTCTATATTGTTTAGACCAATCATGACCATCAATGGCAACACAATGGAGATAAACTCCTTAACTGATAAGAGATTTTGTTTCGATTTCCCGGCATCGGATTATCATATACTCATCATTGGTACAAAGTACATGAAGTTTGGAGATAATCTGGATAAACCACTCTCAAAAAACGAATGGAATCATGTGGTGGTTTCCATTGCTCTTGATTTTGAACCAACCCCTAAAGAGATAATTGTCAAGCAAACTGCACTCCATGTAATCAAACCAGAAAGTAGCATGGATGATATCCAATTCACCGATCCTTGTAATCAACCTTCCTTCAAAGAGAAGCAAAGATTGGTTGACACTGTTGATTGTCACAGACAATTTATGCAGCAGCAAACCACTTTGGTTTCATTGGAACCACTTTCAATGAATCCACCTCAAGCATGCAAAAATAATCTGAATTGGGATTCATTTTCAACTGGAACAAGTAGCATTGCCAGTGTCCAGG AATATGAAATTGCATCACAGAAGTTACGTTTGGACATGGGGATTTTGCAATTTGTGCAGCAGCGGAAAAGATTGGCTATTTTGGGTTTACTGCAACAACGACGCACGGCTTCATTGGATTTACTGCAACGAAGGGGCAGAGAATTGCTTTCTTTGCTTTCTTCTCCATCATTGGAGTTGATGGTCTCATGGGAGAGGAGATGCATCACCAGTGTCCAAG GCTTGCAGGAGCAACATTTACCTTCCACCATCAAACAAAACTTTGAAGGTTGTAATGGCATCAATGATGCCAAAGTGAATGAAGTCATAAGATGCAACAACAATTCTGGAAATGATAATGAGAGAACCCCATTAATGGAAGAGCTACTAATGACAAAG GAGAATGATGTTCACAGCAAGAGATACCAACATGTCGGGAAAATGGCTTCGGATCCAATGGAATTAGAATATCTTTTACACATTCAGAAGATCAATTTCTCTCAAAGATAA
- the LOC114182220 gene encoding TMV resistance protein N-like isoform X2 yields MECRVQKVKSLLQFGSDSGVHIVGIYGIGGMGKTTLARAVYNSIADQFEGLCFLDGVRENAVKHGLVHLQEMLLSEIVGEKDIKIGSVSKGISIIKHRLHRKKVLLILDDVDKLEQVRATVGVPNWFGSGSRVIITTRDKHLLQGVDGKYEIEDLNEEEALELLSWNAFKDDKVDPSYKDISNQAVAYASGLPLALEVIGSLLFGKGIREWESALDQFKKIPNKRIQEILKVSYNALEENQQRIFLDIACCLKGYEFEEVEDILGAHYGVCMKYDIGVLVDKSLIKIKNGCVTLHELIEVMGKEIDRQESPKELGKRRRLWFHKDIIQVLAENTGTSEIEIICFDFPLFEEDEEVFVEWDGGAFKKMKNLKTLIIRNSHFSKGPAYLPNSLRVLEWWTYPLQDLPTDFHPNKLAICKLPRSCFTSLELATISKKFMNLTVLKFDGTECLTKIPDISSLQNLEKLTFECCENLVAIHDSVGFLDKLKILSAFGCSKLTSFPPIKLISLEQLDLSSCSSLESFPEILGKMENITQLELKYTPLKEFPFSFRNLARLQDLVLVDCGNVQLPSSIVMLSELAEIFALGCKGWLLPKQDENDEQKVSLVSSNVKCLCLSGCNLSDEYFPMVLAWFGNVKELELSSNSFTFLPECIKQCRSLKLLNLDNCEHLREIRGTPPNLEYFSAGNCKSLSFCCSAMLLDQELHEAGNTMFCLPGSWIPEWLEQQSIGPSLSFWFREKFPVMDLCFVIGPMGTDSILFRPIMTINGNTMEINSLTDKRFCFDFPASDYHILIIGTKYMKFGDNLDKPLSKNEWNHVVVSIALDFEPTPKEIIVKQTALHVIKPESSMDDIQFTDPCNQPSFKEKQRLVDTVDCHRQFMQQQTTLVSLEPLSMNPPQACKNNLNWDSFSTGTSSIASVQEYEIASQKLRLDMGILQFVQQRKRLAILGLLQQRRTASLDLLQRRGRELLSLLSSPSLELMVSWERRCITSVQGLQEQHLPSTIKQNFEGCNGINDAKVNEVIRCNNNSGNDNERTPLMEELLMTKENDVHSKRYQHVGKMASDPMELEYLLHIQKINFSQR; encoded by the exons ATGGAGTGTCGAGTGCAAAAAGTGAAGTCACTTCTTCAATTTGGATCTGATTCTGGAGTCCACATTGTAGGGATATATGGAATAGGCGGAATGGGGAAGACAACACTAGCTCGAGCAGTTTACAATTCCATTGCAGACCAATTTGAAGGtttatgttttcttgatggTGTGAGAGAAAACGCTGTTAAACACGGGTTAGTACATCTCCAAGAGATGCTTCTTTCTGAAATAGTTGGAGAGAAGGATATTAAGATAGGAAGTGTAAGTAAAGGAATTTCAATAATAAAGCATAGGCTCCACCGAAAGAaggttcttttgattcttgacGATGTTGACAAACTAGAACAAGTGCGAGCAACTGTTGGAGTGCCTAATTGGTTTGGTTCTGGAAGTAGAGTCATCATAACAACTAGGGACAAACATCTGCTTCAGGGAGTTGATGGAAAATATGAGATAGAGGATTTAAACGAGGAAGAAGCACTTGAATTGCTTAGTTGGAATGCTTTTAAAGATGACAAAGTTGATCCAAGTTACAAGGACATTTCAAACCAAGCAGTGGCTTATGCTTCTGGCCTTCCACTAGCTTTGGAAGTAATAGGTTCCTTGTTGTTTGGAAAAGGCATAAGAGAATGGGAATCTGCATTAGATCAGTTCAAGAAAATCCCTAACAAAAGGATCCAAGAAATACTTAAGGTGAGCTACAATGCTTTAGAGGAGAATCAACAGAGAATTTTTCTTGACATCGCTTGCTGCTTGAAAGGATATGAATTTGAAGAGGTTGAAGATATTCTTGGTGCTCATTATGGTGTTTGCATGAAATATGACATAGGAGTGTTGGTGGATAAATCTCtcataaaaattaagaatggCTGTGTGACACTTCATGAATTGATAGAGGTTATGGGCAAGGAAATTGATCGCCAAGAATCACCCAAAGAGCTTGGGAAACGCAGGAGGTTATGGTTCCATAAAGATATAATTCAAGTTTTAGCAGAAAATACA GGGACCAGTGAGATTGAAATCATCTGTTTTGATTTCCCCTTatttgaagaagatgaagaagtaTTTGTAGAATGGGATGGAGGGGCCTTTAAGAAGATGAAAAACCTGAAAACACTAATTATTAGAAACTCTCATTTTTCAAAAGGTCCAGCATATCTTCCAAATAGTTTAAGAGTATTAGAATGGTGGACATATCCATTACAGGATTTACCAACTGATTTTCATCCGAACAAACTTGCCATATGCAAATTACCCAGAAGTTGCTTTACATCACTTGAGTTAGCAACCATATCAAAG AAGTTCATGAATCTGACAGTTCTGAAATTTGATGGGACTGAATGTTTGACGAAAATACCTGACATATCCAGCCTCCAAAATCTAGAAAAACTGACATTTGAGTGTTGTGAGAATTTAGTAGCAATTCATGATTCTGTGGGTTTTCTTGATAAACTTAAAATCTTGAGTGCTTTTGGGTGCAGCAAGCTTACGAGTTTTCCACCCATCAAGTTGATCTCTCTTGAACAACTGGATCTTTCATCATGTTCAAGTCTTGAGAGTTTTCCGGAAATATTAGGAAAGATGGAAAACATAACACAGCTAGAGTTGAAGTACACTCCCTTAAAAGAATTCCCATTTTCATTTAGAAATCTTGCTCGACTTCAAGATTTGGTGCTGGTTGACTGCGGAAATGTTCAGTTGCCGAGTAGCATTGTCATGTTGTCAGAACTGGCTGAGATTTTCGCCCTTGGGTGTAAAGGGTGGCTATTGCCAAAACAAGATGAGAATGATGAACAAAAAGTAAGCTTAGTGTCTTCAAATGTAAAATGTCTTTGTCTCTCGGGCTGCAATCTATCAGATGAATACTTTCCCATGGTTTTAGCATGGTTTGGTAATGTGAAAGAGTTAGAGCTATCAAGCAATAGCTTCACATTTCTTCCAGAATGCATCAAACAGTGTCGCTCTTTAAAATTACTTAACTTGGATAACTGTGAGCATCTTCGAGAAATTAGAGGGACTCCACCAAATTTAGAATATTTCTCTGCTGGAAATTGCAAATCCTTGAGTTTCTGTTGTTCAGCCATGCTATTGGACCAG GAACTGCATGAGGCTGGAAACACCATGTTTTGTTTGCCAGGATCTTGGATTCCAGAATGGTTAGAGCAACAAAGTATAGGTCCATCACTATCTTTCTGGTTTCGTGAGAAATTCCCTGTCATGGATCTGTGTTTTGTTATTGGGCCAATGGGTACTGACTCTATATTGTTTAGACCAATCATGACCATCAATGGCAACACAATGGAGATAAACTCCTTAACTGATAAGAGATTTTGTTTCGATTTCCCGGCATCGGATTATCATATACTCATCATTGGTACAAAGTACATGAAGTTTGGAGATAATCTGGATAAACCACTCTCAAAAAACGAATGGAATCATGTGGTGGTTTCCATTGCTCTTGATTTTGAACCAACCCCTAAAGAGATAATTGTCAAGCAAACTGCACTCCATGTAATCAAACCAGAAAGTAGCATGGATGATATCCAATTCACCGATCCTTGTAATCAACCTTCCTTCAAAGAGAAGCAAAGATTGGTTGACACTGTTGATTGTCACAGACAATTTATGCAGCAGCAAACCACTTTGGTTTCATTGGAACCACTTTCAATGAATCCACCTCAAGCATGCAAAAATAATCTGAATTGGGATTCATTTTCAACTGGAACAAGTAGCATTGCCAGTGTCCAGG AATATGAAATTGCATCACAGAAGTTACGTTTGGACATGGGGATTTTGCAATTTGTGCAGCAGCGGAAAAGATTGGCTATTTTGGGTTTACTGCAACAACGACGCACGGCTTCATTGGATTTACTGCAACGAAGGGGCAGAGAATTGCTTTCTTTGCTTTCTTCTCCATCATTGGAGTTGATGGTCTCATGGGAGAGGAGATGCATCACCAGTGTCCAAG GCTTGCAGGAGCAACATTTACCTTCCACCATCAAACAAAACTTTGAAGGTTGTAATGGCATCAATGATGCCAAAGTGAATGAAGTCATAAGATGCAACAACAATTCTGGAAATGATAATGAGAGAACCCCATTAATGGAAGAGCTACTAATGACAAAG GAGAATGATGTTCACAGCAAGAGATACCAACATGTCGGGAAAATGGCTTCGGATCCAATGGAATTAGAATATCTTTTACACATTCAGAAGATCAATTTCTCTCAAAGATAA
- the LOC114182230 gene encoding miraculin-like, with product MHYENARDTHTEHKLLEKMKVAMFLPLLLVLALNTEPLLAAEPEPVVDKQGNPLVPGVGYYVWPLWADDGGLTLGQTRNKTCPLDVIRNPSFIGSPVAFFAEGLGHIPTLTDLTIDFPVATVCNQPTVWRLSKQGAGFWFVSTRGNPEDITSKFKIERLEGDHAYEIYSFKFCPSVPGTLCAPVGTFEDVDGTKVMAVGDNIEPYYVRFQKVAINEKKPFSIV from the coding sequence ATGCATTACGAGAATGCAAGAGACACACACACAGAACATAAACTACTTGAGAAAATgaaggttgccatgtttcttcCCCTGCTCCTTGTCTTGGCCTTGAACACAGAGCCACTTCTGGCGGCTGAGCCTGAGCCAGTGGTGGATAAGCAAGGGAACCCTTTGGTACCAGGAGTAGGGTACTATGTGTGGCCACTTTGGGCTGATGATGGAGGTCTCACACTAGGCCAAACAAGGAACAAAACATGCCCTCTTGATGTTATCCGCAACCCTTCTTTCATCGGGTCACCAGTGGCATTCTTTGCAGAAGGGCTTGGCCACATTCCAACTCTCACCGATCTCACCATTGATTTCCCTGTGGCCACAGTCTGCAACCAGCCGACAGTGTGGAGGCTGAGCAAGCAAGGAGCAGGGTTCTGGTTTGTGAGCACAAGAGGGAACCCTGAAGACATCACAAGCAAGTTCAAGATTGAGAGGCTTGAAGGAGATCATGCATATGAGATCTACAGCTTCAAGTTCTGCCCCAGTGTTCCTGGCACACTGTGTGCTCCTGTGGGAACCTTTGAAGATGTTGATGGAACCAAAGTCATGGCTGTGGGGGACAACATTGAACCCTACTATGTTAGGTTCCAGAAGGTTGCCATCAATGAGAAGAAACCCTTCAGCATTGTGTAA
- the LOC114182228 gene encoding uncharacterized protein LOC114182228 encodes MTHENTVGVEIDYEYDDCNNSKRPKMTSKVWEEMQRIQTIEGSKVLCRHCGKLLQDNCGTSHLKRHLMICPKRPKRLDATTQDSMASGCFRALPSSARESGLNTVLMVRPLKIEPESQVPYFFPTSNNRVPTIASTGNAPSSIQELRAKTSSPLMLPTIESPKNQVELALDDVEMKAFYASLDAETSVMSPSQDITVVTELSNSTPSEETKKALKTLQDLLSKDFTDLLHTGQSGTIKSSIEYLAKLSADDGISAEMRLLILEVSREFTRWSCDYNDANRKIESANTNILKADKLEENLEANKKEFKEVSSLENELSNQLSCLEKRKKELEEQINAIKANISVFQSAKVTSTKRKREAFEEAKILKAQRDELKEQVPHLKNELEVAKKNQAHIRAEWSKLGEKFNKSLNGMNHEENLDGKSVQENSI; translated from the exons ATGACTCATGAGAATACAGTAGGCGTTGAGATAGATTATGAATATGATGATTGCAATAATTCCAAGCGCCCAAAAATGACTTCTAAAGTATGGGAAGAAATGCAGCGAATTCAAACCATCGAAGGGAGTAAGGTTCTGTGCAGACACTGTGGAAAACTGTTGCAAGATAACTGTGGGACTTCTCATTTAAAGCGTCATTTAATGATATGCCCTAAGCGTCCTAAACGTCTGGATGCTACTACTCAAGATTCAATGGCGTCAGGGTGTTTTAGAGCTCTTCCCAGTAGTGCTAGAG aatCTGGATTAAACACAGTGCTTATGGTTCGTCCGTTGAAGATCGAGCCTGAATCACAAGTCCCATACTTTTTTCCGACTTCAAATAATCGAGTTCCAACTATTGCATCCACTGGAAATGCTCCCAGTTCCATTCAAGAACTACGTGCAAAAACTAGTTCCCCCCTTATGCTACCTACCATTGAATCTCCCAAGAATCAGGTGGAACTCGCTCTGGATGACGTAGAAATGAAAGCATTTTATGCTTCTCTTGATGCAGAGACCTCGGTTATGTCTCCTTCTCAAGATATCACAGTTGTTACTGAATTATCCAACTCCACACCCTCTGAAGAGACTAAGAAAGCATTGAAAACCCTGCAAGACCTTCTTTCCAAAGACTTCACTGATCTATTGCATACTGGACAATCTGGTACCATCAAATCCTCCATAGAATATCTTGCCAAGTTATCTGCAGACGATGGAATCTCTGCAGAAATGAGGTTGTTGATATTAGAAGTTTCTAGGGAATTCACTCGCTGGAGTTGTGACTACAACGATGCTAATAGGAAAATAGAATCTGCCAACACCAACATCTTGAAAGCAGATAAACTTGAAGAAAATCTTGAAGCTAACAAGAAGGAGTTCAAGGAGGTTTCGTCCTTAGAGAATGAATTAAGCAACCAGTTATCATGTTtggagaaaaggaagaaagagctGGAGGAGCAAATAAATGCAATTAAAGCTAACATTTCTGTTTTTCAATCAGCTAAGGTAACCAGTAcgaagagaaaaagagaagctTTTGAAGAAGCAAAGATTCTTAAAGCTCAAAGAGATGAGTTGAAGGAACAAGTGCCTCACTTGAAGAATGAGTTGGAAGTGGCCAAGAAGAACCAAGCACATATTCGAGCTGAATGGTCAAAGCTTGgagaaaaatttaacaaaagctTGAATGGGATGAATCATGAGGAGAACTTGGATGGTAAATCCGTGCAGGAAAATTCCATTTAA